DNA sequence from the Streptomyces sp. NBC_01264 genome:
GGCCTGCAATCGCCCCTCGTCTTCCCAAGGCCGGTCACAGCGCTGGAGGCGCAGCGCCGCAGTGCGGCCGACGGTCGGCCGGTCGTGTTGTGGCGGCCCGGATGCCAGTACTGCATACGGCTCCGCCTCCGGCTCGGCCGCAGCGCGAGCCAACTGCACTGGGTCGACATCTGGCGCGACCCGGCAGGGGCCTCGGCGGCCCGGGAGGCCAACCAGGGCAACGAGACCGTGCCCACCGTCATCGTGGCCGGCCGGCCGCACACCAACCCCGATCCCGCATGGGTGCGCGCCCAGCTCTCCCCGCCCGTGTGATCCGGGGTCAGGGGGCCGGACGGGAGGGCGGGTGCAGGGCGAGCAGGGCCGAGCGGTGGGAGACCCAGCCCAGGAGACGGAGCCGTTCCTCGTCCAGGACCGGGAGTCCGTCTCCCTCGCTCGCGGCGAGCAGCGGCAGTGCCTCCTGGAGGGACTGGCCGGCGAGCAGGGTCGGCGGGTGGTCCCGTACCGCCTCGACGGGTGTGGTCTCGGGGAGGCCTTCCTGCAGGGCCCGGGAGAGGGCGAGCGCGCCGACCGAACCCTCGTAGTGGCCGTGCCGGTCGACGACCGGGAGGCGGCCGGCGTCCGCCTCGATCATCGCCGTGACCGCCTCGCGCAGGCCGGTGCCGGGCGCGAGCGCGGGCGGTGGTGGTCCCATGGCGGTCCGGACCTCGATCGCGGCCGGGCCGGTCAGGTCCAGGTCTACGCCGCGGCGGAGGAGTTTGGCCGTGTAGACGGTGTCCCGGCTGAGTGCGTGGCTGACTCCGGTGGCGACCGCGACGGCGACCATCAGCGGCAGGATGATGCCGTACTCGCCGGTCAGTTCGTAGATGATGACGACGGCGGTGATCGGCGCGCGGGCCGAGCCGGCGAAGACCGCGCCCATCCCGATGACGGCGTAGGTGGTGGCCGAGCCGGTCACTCCGGGGGCGAGGCCGTCCATCGTCTGCCCGAAGGCGCTGCCGAGCATGGCGCCGATGAAGAGGCTGGGTGCGAAGACGCCCCCCGAGCCGCCGATCCCGATGGTGACGCTGCAGGCGATGATCTTTCCGACGAGCAGGACGAGCAGGAATCCGGTCGCGTACCCGCCCACCGTGGCCTTGCCGAGGACCGGGTAGCCGACCCCGTACATCTCGGGCAGTGCCAGCAGGATCGCGCCCAGCACGAGGCCGCCGACTGCCGGGCGGAGCCATTCCGGGCGGCCGTGCCAGACGGCGTCGCAGAGGTCCTCCACCCCGTAGAGCACCTTGCTGAAGAGCACCCCGACGGCCCCGGCCACCGCGCCGAGCAGTACGTACAGGGCGTACGCGGCCAGCTGGCCCGCGTTCA
Encoded proteins:
- a CDS encoding glutaredoxin domain-containing protein, translated to MTRAWKLPLLLALCGSAVAAGLTFSGSPATAAVLLLLFLVLAGLQSPLVFPRPVTALEAQRRSAADGRPVVLWRPGCQYCIRLRLRLGRSASQLHWVDIWRDPAGASAAREANQGNETVPTVIVAGRPHTNPDPAWVRAQLSPPV
- a CDS encoding chloride channel protein, coding for MLLPAVLVGAGSGLGAVAFRWLIEVFTKALSGHADYSSAGHADNPYVPWLGPYFVLLAPVVAGALYGPLVYRYAKEARGHGVPEVMYAVARQGGRIPARVAVVKSLASALCIGGGGSVGREGPIVQIGAALGSTAGALLRVREERMRLLVACGAAGGIAATFNAPLAGVFFAMELILRDFTARAFGLVAVSSVTASVIGRAALGDERFLDLVPVNAGQLAAYALYVLLGAVAGAVGVLFSKVLYGVEDLCDAVWHGRPEWLRPAVGGLVLGAILLALPEMYGVGYPVLGKATVGGYATGFLLVLLVGKIIACSVTIGIGGSGGVFAPSLFIGAMLGSAFGQTMDGLAPGVTGSATTYAVIGMGAVFAGSARAPITAVVIIYELTGEYGIILPLMVAVAVATGVSHALSRDTVYTAKLLRRGVDLDLTGPAAIEVRTAMGPPPPALAPGTGLREAVTAMIEADAGRLPVVDRHGHYEGSVGALALSRALQEGLPETTPVEAVRDHPPTLLAGQSLQEALPLLAASEGDGLPVLDEERLRLLGWVSHRSALLALHPPSRPAP